From Entelurus aequoreus isolate RoL-2023_Sb linkage group LG22, RoL_Eaeq_v1.1, whole genome shotgun sequence, one genomic window encodes:
- the rrp36 gene encoding ribosomal RNA processing protein 36 homolog, with the protein MAASSSDGEDSDVEKNFALLMERGAEEEEEEEEEEEEDDEEEEEDEEEEDGEDEEEEDGEDEEVEGSAMETREDIKKELSNMSFEDVMKLQNEVGTKVYQEVAYGAAKRPHGAATHKRLNKNRPMEMSSKRAAPFLRQVAGVKKAMRRDPRFDDLSGEYKVDVFEKTYGFIHDIRRQEAQVIKKQLKKTESGEKKEKLNSLLKKMTNQERARRSAEQQRERALQFKKEQRERANQGAQPFFLNKSAEKKVRLAEKYEELKKSGKLENFLSKKRKRNALKDRRKLPWQQQHK; encoded by the exons ATGGCGGCCAGTAGCAGCGATGGAGAAGACTCTGATGTGGAGAAGAACTTTGCTCTGCTGATGGAGAGAGGagctgaggaggaggaggaggaggaggaggaggaggaagaagatgatgaagaggaggaggaagatgaggaggaggaggacggtgAAGATGAGGAAGAGGAAGACGGTGAAGATGAGGAAGTTGAAGGGTCAGCAATGGAGACGAGAGAGGACATCAAAAAAG AACTCTCCAACATGTCCTTTGAGGACGTGATGAAGCTGCAGAACGAAGTGGGCACCAAGGTGTACCAAGAAGTGGCGTACGGCGCCGCCAAGCGTCCGCACGGCGCCGCCACACACAAGCGTCTGAACAAGAACAg GCCCATGGAGATGTCCTCCAAGAGGGCGGCGCCGTTCCTTCGCCAGGTGGCGGGCGTGAAGAAAGCG ATGCGGAGAGACCCTCGCTTTGACGACCTGTCGGGAGAGTACAAGGTGGACGTCTTCGAGAAGACCTACGGCTTCATCCATGACATCAGGAGACAGGAGGCCCAG GTGATTAAAAAGCAGCTGAAGAAGACCGAGAGCGGCGAGAAGAAGGAGAAGCTCAACTCCCTCCTCAAGAAGATG ACCAATCAGGAGCGAGCGAGGCGGAGTGCAgagcagcagagagagagagcgctTCAGTTCAAGAAGGAGCAGAGAGAACGAGCCAATCAGGGAGCACAACCCTTCTTCCTCAATAAAA GCGCGGAGAAGAAAGTGCGTCTGGCTGAGAAGTATGAGGAGCTGAAGAAAAGCGGCAAACTGGAGAACTTCCTGAgcaagaagaggaagaggaacgCCCTGAAAGACCGCAGGAAGTTACCATGGCAACAGCAGCACAAGTGA